The following proteins come from a genomic window of bacterium:
- the recG gene encoding ATP-dependent DNA helicase RecG, with protein sequence MNNFMFNSVRYLKGVGPAKYNLMVRMGIYTVYDLLNYLPRKYEDRSDFVKIRQIRKDEQATFIAQVALVGSKRTRGRKEIVNVAFSDETGIICGVWFNQPYIKNVFEKGQKVIITGKASEYGKLQLVNPEYEILDSEDYELINTGRIVPFYSVTEGLSQKVLRRVIKNLLDIHLDDIEEYLPRSVMEKRGISGIRESYLNAHFPETARKALMSRRSLAFREFFLFHADILNNRNKARRLYRGIAHDTDGKLFSAFLPTLPFRLTGAQTKALLSIKRDMSENTRMNRLLQGDVGSGKTVVAVCAAYIAVQNGKQAVFMAPTEILAEQHMKTISSLFSSHNIKTALLRGNMKKSERDDILRKIKSGGYDIIIGTHALIQEDIRFSALSLVVIDEQHKFGVVQREKLVSKGLYPDTIVMTATPIPRTLAVTVYGDMDVSVIKTLPEGRIPVKTFHITGRKLDDAYNFIKRKVLAEGDQAYIVYPAVEDSGRSELKSVIDMYKKLSDSVFSGIRTGLVHGKLKAETKEEIMKLFMDDEIKILFATSIIEVGLDNPKATVMMVENAGRYGLSQLHQLRGRVGRGKKQSYCILLSDEKNEQAEKRINALVKINDGFKIAEIDLALRGPGQFYGTKQHGISDFKVADVIKDREMLFQARHDAKMMFMKDPRVMRSSFSLASVLYGHKKRVYQ encoded by the coding sequence ATGAATAATTTCATGTTCAATAGCGTGAGATATCTGAAGGGCGTTGGTCCCGCTAAATATAATCTTATGGTCAGAATGGGCATATATACTGTCTACGACCTTTTGAATTATTTGCCCCGGAAATATGAGGACAGGTCTGATTTCGTTAAAATACGGCAGATCAGGAAGGATGAGCAAGCTACCTTTATTGCGCAGGTGGCGTTGGTCGGTTCTAAAAGAACGAGGGGCAGGAAAGAAATAGTAAATGTCGCTTTTTCCGATGAAACGGGAATTATATGCGGAGTATGGTTTAATCAGCCTTATATAAAAAATGTATTTGAAAAAGGGCAAAAAGTCATTATTACGGGCAAAGCTTCGGAATACGGAAAATTGCAATTAGTCAATCCTGAATATGAAATACTGGATTCGGAGGATTATGAGCTTATCAATACCGGCAGGATAGTTCCCTTTTATTCCGTTACGGAGGGTCTTTCCCAGAAAGTCTTAAGGCGGGTGATAAAAAATCTTCTGGATATCCATCTGGATGATATTGAAGAATACCTTCCCCGTTCAGTCATGGAGAAAAGGGGAATCAGCGGTATCCGTGAATCTTATTTAAATGCGCATTTTCCGGAAACAGCCCGGAAAGCTTTAATGTCCAGGAGAAGCCTGGCCTTCAGGGAGTTTTTCCTCTTCCATGCGGATATACTGAATAACAGGAATAAAGCGCGCAGGTTATACAGGGGCATCGCGCATGATACGGACGGGAAATTGTTTTCTGCCTTCCTTCCGACTCTGCCTTTCAGGCTTACGGGCGCGCAGACAAAGGCTCTTTTATCTATAAAGCGGGATATGTCGGAAAATACCAGGATGAACAGGCTTCTTCAGGGCGATGTGGGAAGCGGAAAAACCGTTGTTGCGGTTTGCGCCGCGTATATCGCGGTTCAAAACGGGAAACAGGCCGTGTTTATGGCGCCTACCGAAATCCTTGCCGAGCAGCATATGAAAACAATATCCTCTCTTTTCTCTTCGCACAATATAAAAACAGCGCTTCTGCGCGGAAACATGAAAAAATCAGAAAGGGACGATATCCTCAGGAAAATCAAAAGCGGCGGATATGATATTATAATAGGGACACATGCTCTTATTCAGGAAGATATCAGGTTTTCCGCTTTAAGCCTTGTGGTGATAGATGAACAGCATAAATTCGGAGTAGTGCAGAGAGAAAAGCTGGTGAGTAAAGGATTGTATCCCGATACGATTGTGATGACAGCCACACCTATTCCTCGAACGCTGGCAGTTACCGTTTACGGGGATATGGATGTTTCTGTCATTAAAACTCTTCCTGAAGGCCGGATTCCCGTGAAAACATTTCATATCACCGGACGGAAGCTGGATGACGCGTATAATTTTATTAAAAGAAAAGTCCTGGCCGAAGGAGATCAGGCGTATATTGTTTATCCTGCCGTCGAAGATTCCGGAAGATCCGAACTTAAATCTGTTATCGATATGTATAAGAAGCTGTCGGACTCCGTCTTTTCCGGAATAAGGACGGGGCTGGTGCACGGAAAACTGAAAGCGGAAACAAAAGAAGAGATAATGAAACTTTTTATGGACGATGAGATTAAAATACTGTTTGCCACGAGCATAATTGAAGTCGGGCTGGATAATCCGAAGGCTACAGTTATGATGGTGGAAAATGCCGGGCGTTACGGCCTTTCCCAGCTTCACCAGTTGAGAGGGAGAGTGGGGAGAGGGAAAAAACAGTCATACTGCATTTTACTGAGCGATGAAAAAAATGAGCAGGCCGAAAAGCGCATTAACGCCCTGGTAAAAATCAATGACGGCTTTAAGATAGCCGAGATAGATTTGGCTTTAAGGGGTCCCGGTCAGTTCTACGGCACAAAACAACACGGTATATCCGATTTCAAGGTTGCTGATGTTATAAAAGACAGGGAAATGTTGTTTCAGGCAAGGCATGATGCGAAGATGATGTTTATGAAAGATCCCCGCGTTATGCGGAGCTCATTTTCTTTAGCTTCTGTTTTATACGGGCATAAAAAGAGGGTTTATCAATAG
- the rsmD gene encoding 16S rRNA (guanine(966)-N(2))-methyltransferase RsmD: MRVISGKAKGKRLFSPGNSSLRPTLDRVKESIFNMISGALPGAAVLDLFAGTGQLGIEALSRGSKHCLFMEKDAGACKIIQKNLLYTNLNSYATLIRRDVPDGVKSLHKQGVRFDLVFADPPYKYDYFGFSEGINLLKLEYLYDIIAVNGLFIAEHKSKNRLDFGPEFREIRNRVFGQTSITILKRF, encoded by the coding sequence ATGAGGGTGATATCTGGAAAAGCAAAAGGGAAAAGATTGTTTTCCCCCGGAAATTCTTCTCTGCGGCCGACATTAGACAGGGTGAAGGAGAGTATTTTCAATATGATATCAGGCGCGCTGCCCGGGGCTGCGGTGCTGGATCTTTTTGCGGGTACGGGTCAACTGGGAATAGAGGCCTTAAGCAGGGGATCAAAGCATTGTCTCTTTATGGAAAAAGACGCCGGCGCGTGTAAAATAATACAGAAGAACCTTTTGTACACAAACTTAAACAGTTACGCGACATTAATAAGAAGGGATGTCCCGGACGGTGTCAAAAGCCTGCATAAGCAGGGGGTTCGCTTTGATCTGGTCTTTGCCGATCCGCCTTACAAATACGATTATTTCGGCTTCAGTGAAGGTATAAATCTATTGAAACTGGAGTATCTGTATGATATTATCGCCGTTAACGGTTTATTCATAGCCGAACACAAATCAAAAAACAGGCTTGATTTCGGGCCGGAATTCAGGGAAATAAGGAACAGGGTTTTCGGGCAGACATCAATAACCATTCTTAAGAGATTTTAA
- the coaD gene encoding pantetheine-phosphate adenylyltransferase, protein MNKKAVYAGSFDPVTYGHVDVIERASKIFEELVVAVACNVSKTSLFSVEERLDHIRGSLNNIKNVTVCSFDGLLVDYAGKINAKVLVRGLRALTDFEYEFQMALTNRKLAENIETIFLMPKEQYSYISSKMIKEIIALGGDVSCFVPSIVKEALIGKMRK, encoded by the coding sequence ATGAATAAAAAAGCTGTATATGCGGGCAGTTTTGATCCTGTTACCTACGGGCATGTGGATGTCATAGAGAGGGCTTCAAAGATATTTGAAGAATTGGTGGTCGCGGTAGCGTGTAATGTCTCGAAAACATCTTTATTCAGCGTTGAAGAACGGTTGGATCATATCAGGGGCTCATTGAATAACATCAAGAATGTGACGGTATGTTCTTTTGACGGTCTTCTTGTTGATTATGCGGGAAAAATAAACGCGAAGGTCCTGGTAAGAGGCTTAAGAGCCCTTACGGATTTCGAATATGAATTTCAGATGGCTTTGACCAATCGAAAACTTGCGGAAAACATTGAAACGATTTTTTTGATGCCGAAAGAGCAATATTCTTACATAAGCTCTAAAATGATTAAGGAAATTATTGCGCTGGGAGGGGATGTGTCCTGTTTTGTGCCTTCCATAGTGAAAGAAGCTTTGATCGGAAAGATGAGGAAATAA